In Aegilops tauschii subsp. strangulata cultivar AL8/78 chromosome 3, Aet v6.0, whole genome shotgun sequence, one genomic interval encodes:
- the LOC109765513 gene encoding uncharacterized protein encodes MMSGGGYSALDDPKASGSVPAATGPDPQTIKFTESNLQTFPPSEAKGKISGAYRPPTDSDDTFSSKVGGGGGGRGSDGGSDDAAQGGWFRMFSVAAYKPYFDVDTSDVVERIWESVFPFRGNFTEKTSDKPDLYGPFWTCTTLIFVAASIATFVTYLSHKWHKKEWTYDINLVTWSAGLFYGYVTFVPLGLYVILKYFSAPAGLVQLWCLYGYSLFIFIPASLLSIVPIEIFRWVIAGVAGFMSATFVAVNLRAHILNSGERWFLIVAGIFLLQLGLAVLLKLYFFTITV; translated from the exons ATGATGTCCGGCGGTGGCTACTCCGCCCTCGACGATCCCAAAGCCTCCGGATCCGTCCCG GCGGCGACGGGGCCAGATCCGCAGACCATCAAGTTCACCGAGTCCAACCTCCAGACCTTCCCACCCTCAGAAGCCAAGGGCAAGATCTCTGGCGCCTACCGTCCGCCCACTGACTCCGACG ACACCTTCTCGTCCAAGGTTGGAGGGGGAGGCGGAGGCAGGGGTAGCGATGGTGGGTCGGACGATGCCGCGCAGGGCGGCTGGTTCCGGATGTTCTCCGTAGCGGCCTACAAGCCCTACTTCGACGTTGACACGTCCGATGTCGTGGAGAGgatctgggagtcggtcttcccCTTCCGCGGCAACTTCACAGAGAAGACTTCCGACAAACCCGACCT GTATGGGCCATTCTGGACATGCACCACCCTGATTTTTGTTGCTGCTTCCATTGCCACGTTTGTCACCTACCTTTCCCACAAATGGCACAAGAAAGAGTGGACCTATGATATTAATCTGGTTACATGGTCTGCTGGCTTATTCTATGGCTATGTGACATTTGTTCCCCTTGGGTTATATGTCATTCTTAAGTACTTCTCAGCACCTGCTGGACTCGTGCAATTGTGGTGCCTATATGGGTACTCTTTGTTCATCTTCATTCCAGCCTCG CTACTGTCAATCGTGCCAATAGAAATATTCAGATGGGTTATTGCTGGTGTCGCTGGGTTTATGTCTGCTACCTTCGTCGCTGTCAATCTCCGTGCCCACATCTTAAACTCTGGGGAGCGGTGGTTTCTGATCGTTGCAGGGATATTCTTGTTGCAGTTGGGATTGGCTGTTTTGCTGAAACTTTATTTCTTTACGATAACTGTATAG